From the uncultured Methanomethylovorans sp. genome, the window ATATATCTGCCTCTCTGCTTCCATCCAAGCCTTAGAAAGTGATTTGAATGAAAAAACTTCGATATCAAGTCCTATTGGATAAGTTGGAATTATAGTATTACTAATGTAATCATATTTTCCTGAAGCACCTATATACTCATGCAGAATTTCATCTATAATCTGAGGATCTTTTAATGGATCATCCGCAGTAATTCTAACTATGACATCCGCATCATATTTTTTTGCAGCCTGATAATATCTATCTAATACATCTTCTGAGCTTCCTCTATAGAATTCAACATGATGTTCTTTTGCATAATCACTAATGATATTGTCCTCTGATTTTTGTGTAGTTGCTATCACAATCTGATCAATCATCTTTGATGCTTGAACTCTTGTGATAATATGCTCTAACATGGGTTTACCCAACAATGGCTTCATAACTTTCCCAGGAAGCCTTGTTGATCCCATTCTCGCCTGAATTATGGCCAAACGCATTATCTTTGCACCTTCCAGTTTGTCGGCAGGATCATATTTTCATCATCTTCACATAGTGAATCAAGTTCATGAAGCACATTCTTAACATTAGAACAATATACAGAAGACGAAATAATTTCCTGTAAGTTTTGAGTACTGTCAACACCAACAACTACCCTATCTACAAATTCATTTAGAACAACAAAATTCAAACACAACGCTGCTATTGGAACATTCATCTTAGCAGCTAGTGAATGAAGAGTTGCTATTTTGCTTTGAATTTTAGAAAAATATCCATCCAGTTCAGATGGCTTTTTGAATACCAATCCTTGCAAGAAGGTGGACCTGACAAAAATTTCCACTCCTCTTTGTTTAAGGATTGAGAAAAACGGCTCAAAACGCCTGTCAAAAACATTGTATGGCACCTGAACTATATCAAATTTTAGATTACTACTAATAATGTTTTCAAGTTCTGATGGGTAATAGAGGGAAAGACCTATTTTTTCTACCCGACCTTCAGATCTTAGTTCATTTAATGTCTCCCATATTTCAGGATTTTGCATGCAATGTTGGAAGCTGTGGCACATATAACCGTATAATCTGTTAACATTCAACCTCTGTAACGATGAATCAAATATAGTAATTACTTCTTCGGGATTGCATTCTGGCAATTTAGAGATGATTTTAAATTGATTTCCACATTTTTTGATGAAATTCCCAATAACCTGTTCACTATTGCCATATACATAAGCTGTATCTAGAATACTAATTCCAGATATTATGGCCTCTTGCAGTATCTCAAACACCTTTGTTTCAGGTATTTGTCCATTTTTATTATTGATGCCATAGTCTAATCCAAATTGTACAGTCCCTAGTGCAATTTTATTATTAATAGTAATAGGAGTATCGATCATTCACATTCCCTGATTCATTTAGATATATGATTTATACGATGCTTAACTTAAATATTCAGTATTGAGCAAACTATAGAATAATGAATCGTGCCATTTTCCCTCTGACCAGTGTGTTTCACGATGAATACCCTCAAGTTTAAATCCTATCTTGTCAAAAAAAATCTTTTTAGTCTCATCGAAACTGTAAATTTCAGCCCATAATCTGTGTAATCCAAGTTCCTCAAAACCATAGCGAGCCATAATTGAC encodes:
- a CDS encoding glycosyltransferase family protein; protein product: MRLAIIQARMGSTRLPGKVMKPLLGKPMLEHIITRVQASKMIDQIVIATTQKSEDNIISDYAKEHHVEFYRGSSEDVLDRYYQAAKKYDADVIVRITADDPLKDPQIIDEILHEYIGASGKYDYISNTIIPTYPIGLDIEVFSFKSLSKAWMEAERQIYREHVTPYIWSNPQIFNLKNYEYTGENLSTLRWTVDTKEDFEFVETVYRHLYNENEIFLMQSILQLLRERPEIQNINKEISQKKWDVVYNE
- a CDS encoding aldo/keto reductase, whose protein sequence is MIDTPITINNKIALGTVQFGLDYGINNKNGQIPETKVFEILQEAIISGISILDTAYVYGNSEQVIGNFIKKCGNQFKIISKLPECNPEEVITIFDSSLQRLNVNRLYGYMCHSFQHCMQNPEIWETLNELRSEGRVEKIGLSLYYPSELENIISSNLKFDIVQVPYNVFDRRFEPFFSILKQRGVEIFVRSTFLQGLVFKKPSELDGYFSKIQSKIATLHSLAAKMNVPIAALCLNFVVLNEFVDRVVVGVDSTQNLQEIISSSVYCSNVKNVLHELDSLCEDDENMILPTNWKVQR